The Stigmatella ashevillena genomic sequence CGCATGACGTTTTTGATGCCCAGGTTCAGCAGTTGATAGGCGTGCTGGCGGTTGCGCGCGCGCGCGAAGATCGTCAGGTGGGGGAAGTGCTGGAGGACCGTCTGGGCGGTCCTCAGGGAAGCCTCCACGTTGTCGATGGCGAGCACGAAGACCTTGGCCTTGTCGGCTCGCGCGGCCCTCAGCAGATCCAACCGGGAGGCATCCCCATAGTGGATGTTGTTGCCGAAGCGTTTGAGGAAGTCGATGTTCTCGGAGCTGATGTCCAGCGCGGTGAAGCCGATGCGCTTGGCACGCAGGAGGCGGCCCACCACCTGGCCCACACGGCCGAACCCCGCGATGAGCACGGGGTTGTCTTCCTGGGGGGAGACATCGAACGCCCGAGGGGCTTTTCGCCGCAGGCGGGGCCGGAGCCAGCGCGTGTAGGCTGCGAACAGCACCGGCGTGACGGCCATGGACAAGCTCACGGTCACCACCATCAAGTCCGCCAGGGCCTGGTTCATCACCTGGAGCCCCACCGCCAGGCCGAACAGCACGAACGCGAACTCTCCTCCTTGGGAGATGATCAGCGCCAGGCTCAGGGCGGACTCGGTGTTTCCCAGGCGCCAGCGGCCGAGGCCGAAGAGGACCAGGGCCTTGATGGCCACCAGGCCCAGCACCCAGACCAGAACGCGCAGGGGGCTGGCGGCGATGAGCCCGATGTTCACCGACATGCCCACGGCGATGAAGAACAGGCCCAGCAAGAGCCCCTTGAAGGGCTCGATGTCCGCCTCCAACTCGTGGCGGAACTCCGAGTCCGCCAGCAGCACACCGGCCAGGAAGGCGCCCAGGGCCATGGAGAGCCCCACCGCGTTGACCAGCACCGCGGTGCCGATGACGAGCAGCAAGGCGGTGGCGGTGAACAGCTCCTGGCTGTGGGCCGCTGCCACCCGCCGGAAGACGGGACGGACCAGATAGCGCCCCGCGCCGATGACCCCGGCCAGCACGCCCAGTCCTTTGAGCGCCGAGATCCACCCCGGTCCGGCCGATGGGGTGTCCGAGTTCCCCCCCAAGAGGGGGAGCAGGGCCAGCAGCGGAATGACGGCCAGGTCCTGGAACAGGAGAATGCCAAAGGAGGCTTGCCCGTGGGGGGTGGGCAGCTCGTTCTTCTCGGAGAGCAACTGGAGCGCGAAGGCCGTGGAGGACAGGGACAACCCCAGGCCCACGACGGCGGCGGTGGCGGGCTTCAGGCCGGTCGCCATCCCCACCCCTGCGAGCAGCGCGCCCGTGCCCACCACCTGGGCCCCTCCGAGCCCGAACACCGTCCGGCGCAGCGCCCAGAGCCGGGCAGGCTCGAGCTCCAGGCCGATGATGAACAGCAGCAGCACCACGCCGAACTCGGAGAAGTGAAGGATGCTCTCCACGTCCGGCACGGCCCCGATACCCCAGGGGCCGATGACCATGCCCGCCGTGAGGTAACCCAGGACGGACCCGAGCCCGAGCTTCTTGAAAAGGGGCACGGCGACGACGGCGGCCGTCAGGAAGACCAGGGCCTGTTGCAGGAGGGACATGCCCAACTCATGGCACAGCCCACCGCCGCGCGACAATTCCCACGCCGCCGGTGTACCGGCACGAGAGGGGCTGGGTAGAGTGTTGCGCGCAATGCCTTCGGCCGAACCCCTTCCTACCGCGTTCCTCCTGGTGCTCTCGGGCGTGCTGATGGCGGTGAGCGTGATGTTCAGCCGCGCCTCGGGACGCTTCGGGGTGCCGGTCGCGCTGCTCTTCCTGGGGATCGGGATGGCGGCCGGTTCCGAGGGGCCGGGTGGCATCGCCTTCGAGGATTACGGCTTCGCCTTCCGCATGGGCACGGTGGCGCTGGTCCTCATCCTCTTCGACGGTGGCCTCAACACCCCCATGATGGCCCTGCGCACCGCGCTGAGGCCGGCCGCAGCGCTCGCCACCCTGGGGGTGGTGGCCACCGCGGCCGTGGTGGGCCTGGCGGCCTATGCGCTGTTCGGCTTCGACTGGACCGAGGCCTTCCTGCTGGGGGCCATCGTCTCTTCCACGGACGCGGCGGCGGTGTTCGCCGTGCTCCGGGGCAGCGGGCTGCACCTCAAGCGCCGGGTTGGCACCACGCTGGAGCTGGAGTCAGGCCTCAATGACCCGATGGCCATCATCCTCACCATCGCGCTCACGGAGAGTCTGACCCAGGGGGTGAAGCCCGGTTGGGGATTGGTGTCGCACGCGGTGATGCAGATGGCCGTGGGCGGAGGCATGGGCCTGGGCATTGGCTGGGCCGGCCGGCAACTCCTCAAGCGCCTGCGCCTCCATGCCGCGGGCCTCTACCCGGTGCTGACGCTGGCGCTGGCCTTCCTGGCGTTCGGCTTGCCCACACTCATCGAAGGCAGTGGCTTCCTGTCGGTGTACACGGCCGGTGTCATGCTGGGCAACGAGACGCTGCGCTACCGCACGGGTCTGCTGCGGGTGCACGACGCGCTCGCCTGGCTCTCGCAGGTGGCCATGTTCCTGGTGCTCGGGTTGCTCGTGTTCCCCTCGCAGCTCCTGGGCGTGGCCGGCGTGGGGCTGGGCCTGAGCCTCGTGCTGGCCTTCCTGGCGCGTCCGCTGGCGGCGCTGCTGTGCCTGCTGCCCTTTCGCTTCCCGGCGGGGGAGATTCTCTTCACGGGCTGGGTGGGGTTGCGCGGCGCGGTGCCCGTCATCCTCGCCACCTACCCCGTGCTGCACGGGGCGCCCGGGGCGCAGCACATCTTCAATGTCGTCTTCTTCATCGTGGTGGTGAACGGCCTCATCCCCGGTGCCACCGTGCCCTGGGTGACGCGAAAGCTGGGGCTGGCGGCCAACGTGCCCGAGGCCCCTCCGGCCGTGCTGGAAATCGCGACCACCCAGCTTCTCAACGGCGAGGTGAGCGCCTTCTATATCGATATGGCCTCGGCGGCGGCGGGGGCGCGCATCTCGGAGTTGCCGTTTCCCGCGGCGTCCGCCGCCATGCTCATCGTGAGGGGGCAGGAACTGCTGGCGCCCAAGGGAGACACGGTGCTCCAGCAAGGAGACCACGTCTACGTCTTCTCCCACTCGGAGGATGTCCCGTTCCTGCGGCTGATGTTCGGTCAGAGCGAGGACGAGTAGCGGACCTGGCATGCTGGGGCGGAAGTGGCGCGCGGGGCTTTACTGCCGGATCTGTGCGTAGTACTGGCTTTGTGTGCGCTCCCTCCACCTCACAGCTCAGCATGCAGGGGATGGGCGGGGAGCGCTCCAGGGCCTCTTGTGCTTCAGCGGCTGGCTGGCGGTGCTTCTCCTCGTGGCATGTGTCAGCGGGGGGGACGGCCGCGCGTCGGCGGACAACGGCCTTGAGCGCGCCGTGGGGGCCGAAAGGCTCATGGATTCGGGTCGGCCGGTCACGAAGCCCTGGAAGGCGGCGAGCGAAGCGCTGGCCGCGGGGACGCACGAGCCGCTCACGGTTCAGTTTCACCGGTCCTTGCAGCCCTCCTGGCGTGGCCGTGCGGGCTTTCCGCCGGACGCACAGGCGGTTCAGCGAGCGCTCCGCGCCCGGCAGGACGCCCTGAGTGCGGCGCTGGCCTACCGGTTCTGTCATCCCGTGGCATCCGTCGCCATGGGCTATCACGCGGATCGGCCGACCATTCTCACGCAGTCCCTGCGAGGCCCTCCCGCTTTCGGGTGAGGACGGTTCCGGGGGCTGCCCAGCGCGGAGCGCTGAGCCCATGGGTGTCGAGCTGGCCCCCGGCATGCTCGCGGTTTGAGCCCTAAAGCGTCCGCACGTCCTGACGAGCGGCCCCCTCCTTGTCTTTTCGCGCTGGGGTGTGAACCCCGCCCCTCCATCCACAATTCTTTCGCGAGGTGAATGATGCATGGCGCACACGAGTTCCTGAAGGCCATCACGCTCGTCCTGTGTGTAGCCGCGGTGACGACAGTCTTGTTCCAGCGGCTGCGCCAGCCGGTCGTGTTGGGCTACATCATCGCGGGGCTCATCGTCGGCCCCTACGTCGCCTTTCCGCTCTTCGCGGACCCGGCCACCGTCCA encodes the following:
- a CDS encoding monovalent cation:proton antiporter-2 (CPA2) family protein produces the protein MSLLQQALVFLTAAVVAVPLFKKLGLGSVLGYLTAGMVIGPWGIGAVPDVESILHFSEFGVVLLLFIIGLELEPARLWALRRTVFGLGGAQVVGTGALLAGVGMATGLKPATAAVVGLGLSLSSTAFALQLLSEKNELPTPHGQASFGILLFQDLAVIPLLALLPLLGGNSDTPSAGPGWISALKGLGVLAGVIGAGRYLVRPVFRRVAAAHSQELFTATALLLVIGTAVLVNAVGLSMALGAFLAGVLLADSEFRHELEADIEPFKGLLLGLFFIAVGMSVNIGLIAASPLRVLVWVLGLVAIKALVLFGLGRWRLGNTESALSLALIISQGGEFAFVLFGLAVGLQVMNQALADLMVVTVSLSMAVTPVLFAAYTRWLRPRLRRKAPRAFDVSPQEDNPVLIAGFGRVGQVVGRLLRAKRIGFTALDISSENIDFLKRFGNNIHYGDASRLDLLRAARADKAKVFVLAIDNVEASLRTAQTVLQHFPHLTIFARARNRQHAYQLLNLGIKNVMRETWVSSLEMGGGVLEALGLTYSESQSALERLRQHDEDLLVATSPYHRDEKKLTEMAAQARKELESIFEQDARKSG
- a CDS encoding potassium/proton antiporter yields the protein MPSAEPLPTAFLLVLSGVLMAVSVMFSRASGRFGVPVALLFLGIGMAAGSEGPGGIAFEDYGFAFRMGTVALVLILFDGGLNTPMMALRTALRPAAALATLGVVATAAVVGLAAYALFGFDWTEAFLLGAIVSSTDAAAVFAVLRGSGLHLKRRVGTTLELESGLNDPMAIILTIALTESLTQGVKPGWGLVSHAVMQMAVGGGMGLGIGWAGRQLLKRLRLHAAGLYPVLTLALAFLAFGLPTLIEGSGFLSVYTAGVMLGNETLRYRTGLLRVHDALAWLSQVAMFLVLGLLVFPSQLLGVAGVGLGLSLVLAFLARPLAALLCLLPFRFPAGEILFTGWVGLRGAVPVILATYPVLHGAPGAQHIFNVVFFIVVVNGLIPGATVPWVTRKLGLAANVPEAPPAVLEIATTQLLNGEVSAFYIDMASAAAGARISELPFPAASAAMLIVRGQELLAPKGDTVLQQGDHVYVFSHSEDVPFLRLMFGQSEDE